In Nomascus leucogenys isolate Asia chromosome 25, Asia_NLE_v1, whole genome shotgun sequence, a single genomic region encodes these proteins:
- the CLDN17 gene encoding claudin-17: MAFYPLQIAGLVLGFLGMVGTLATTLLPQWRVSAFVGSNIIVFERLWEGLWMNCIRQARVRLQCKFYSSLLALPPALETARALMCVAVALSLIALLLGICGMKQVQCTGSNERAKAYLLGTSGVLFILTGIFVLIPVSWTASIIIRDFYNPAIHIGQKRELGAALFLGWASAAVLFIGGGLLCGFCCCNRKKQGYGYPVPGYCVPHTDKRRNRTMLSKTSTSYV, encoded by the coding sequence ATGGCATTTTATCCCTTGCAAATTGCTGGGCTGGTTCTTGGGTTCCTTGGCATGGTGGGGACTCTTGCCACAACCCTTCTGCCTCAGTGGAGAGTATCAGCTTTTGTTGGCAGCAACATTATTGTCTTTGAGAGGCTCTGGGAAGGGCTCTGGATGAACTGCATCCGACAAGCCAGGGTCCGGTTGCAATGCAAGTTCTATAGTTCCTTGTTGGCTCTCCCGCCTGCCCTGGAAACAGCCCGGGCCCTCATGTGTGTGGCTGTTGCTCTCTCCTTGATCGCCCTACTTCTTGGCATCTGTGGCATGAAGCAGGTCCAGTGCACAGGCTCTAACGAGAGGGCCAAAGCATACCTTCTGGGAACTTCAGGAGTCCTCTTCATCCTGACGGGCATCTTCGTTCTGATTCCGGTGAGCTGGACAGCCAGTATAATCATCAGAGATTTCTACAACCCAGCCATTCACATAGGTCAGAAACGAGAGCTGGGAGCAGCACTTTTCCTTGGCTGGGCAAGCGCTGCTGTCCTCTTCATTGGAGGGGGTCTGCTTTGTGGattttgctgctgtaacagaaagAAACAAGGGTACGGATATCCAGTGCCTGGCTACTGTGTGCCACACACAGATAAGCGAAGAAACAGGACAATGCTTAGTAAGACCTCCACCAGTTATGTCTAA